One genomic region from Enoplosus armatus isolate fEnoArm2 chromosome 17, fEnoArm2.hap1, whole genome shotgun sequence encodes:
- the LOC139299900 gene encoding uncharacterized protein codes for MDLMEFGDMGSGCGDEDCGLASGFQEDCSSQECQWEEPMFGLIELVCVTVIYIPLMLFGLLGNILTILVVWLRPHMRSSTYLYLSSMAVSDLLILLLLPLDLYKLWRPKPWPLGDLACKLTMFLSECCTFCTILHITFLSLERYLAVCWPITAKTLLTRRRTRALIGCLWLGAAVSAAPVLVMVGVEDVDDIGGEELGLGGWREDGGWTGREGEQGGFMIGGGERGSGHMASVDGGLKGIKWEEKEKKGWGERVGELKWFGEKGETKLEIGERREEEGKMEDEGERQNKMREDEGGGREEGVDGGRGGETDNRECRCTHYAVSSGLLSAMMILSNLYFLVPLCILGLVYGLIGRTLWLRPQSSRRDQSHRHTVKMLGVIVLAFVLCWLPFHVGRTIFSFSLGTGSDLYYLSQYFNLASSVLFYLSAAVNPLLYNLMSARYRHASLAEMGVNCSASPQTVDCLYDTASHAGLVPDASLDASLASLLSLNSSLALEQQYSTLQSGMTRQQRFAFNRDLHTLFGGNTTVSYGGVGVVALALSVLFEMLAHHQTTRLGLWSPEAHPPPPDPIRRMFGADVGSDISSIASEFLKQIPGAANDQEEMAALLESYERKLRSELMDLYGRMVSPEGGALSSAGVKQWMNGAALHVHTFLHWKRLTSPSAGEVLSLDYLHRVDPLLKTYREYLLKAVKVFPALSPGPSGLLIVEPLRNVSHGVHHRVCEHGAIRRTLVERFLSDQNPQKGKEFFQSSHKHHDGLIAQRGHFQLSMV; via the exons ATGGATCTTATGGAGTTCGGAGACATGGGCAGTGGCTGTGGAGATGAAGACTGTGGCCTCGCATCGGGCTTCCAGGAGGACTGCTCGAGCCAAGAGTGCCAGTGGGAGGAACCTATGTTTGGATTAATTGAGCTAG tgtgtgtgactgtcatTTACATTCCACTGATGCTCTTCGGCCTGCTGGGAAATATACTAACAATTCTGGTGGTTTGGCTCCGACCTCACATGAGAAGCTCGACCTACCTCTACCTGAGCAGCATGGCTGTTAGCGATCTCTTGAtactcctgctgctgcctctggaTCTGTataag CTCTGGAGGCCCAAGCCCTGGCCCTTAGGAGACCTTGCCTGTAAGCTGACGATGTTCCTCTCAGAGTGCTGCACCTTCTGCACCATCCTCCACATCACCTTCCTCTCCCTGGAGAGGTACCTGGCGGTCTGTTGGCCTATCACAGCCAAGACCCTGTTGACACGACGCAGAACCAGGGCTCTCATTGGCTGCCTCTGGCTGGGCGCGGCTGTCAGTGCAGCACCGGTGTTGGTCATGGTTGGAGTGGAGGATGTGGATGACATTGGGGGAGAGGAGCTAGGGCTCGGCGGATGGAGGGAGGACGGAGGGTGGACGGGCAGGGAAGGAGAACAGGGGGGATTTATGATAGgtggaggggaaagaggaagtGGACACATGGCCTCGGTGGATGGAGGATTAAAGGGAATTAAgtgggaagaaaaagagaaaaagggatGGGGTGAAAGAGTTGGAGAGTTAAAATGGTttggagaaaaaggagagacaaaGCTGGAAATTGGAGAAAGAC gggaagaagaagggaagaTGGAGGATGAGGGAGAGCGGCAAAATAAGATGAGAgaagatgagggaggaggaagggaagaaggTGTTGATGGAGGTCGCGGAGGAGAGACGGACAACAGAGAGTGCCGCTGCACACACTACGCCGTCTCCTCCGGCCTGTTGTCGGCCATGATGATTCTCTCCAACTTGTACTTCCTGGTACCCCTCTGCATCCTGGGACTGGTCTACGGCCTGATTGGGCGCACGCTGTGGCTCCGTCCACAGAGCAGCCGTAGAGACCAGAGTCACCGGCATACTGTCAAAATGCTgg GAGTGATTGTCTTGGCGTTTGTCCTGTGCTGGCTGCCCTTCCATGTGGGTCGgaccattttctctttttctctgggCACCGGTTCTGA TTTGTACTATCTGTCTCAGTATTTCAACCTGGCATCCTCCGTCCTCTTCTACCTCAGCGCTGCCGTCAATCCTTTGCTGTACAACCTCATGTCGGCCAGATACAGACACGCT TCACTCGCTGAGATGGGAGTAAACTGCAGTGCTTCTCCACAGACCGTAGATTGTCTGTACGACACCGCCAG CCATGCAGGCCTGGTTCCTGATGCCTCCCTGGATGCCTCACTGGCCTCCCTGCTGTCCCTGAACTCCTCTTTGGCTCTGGAGCAGCAGTACTCCACCCTGCAGAGCGGCATGACCCGACAGCAGAGGTTTGCCTTCAACCGTGACCTCCACACCCTCTTTGGGGGAAACACCACG gtgAGTTATGGGGGTGTGGGTGTTGTTGCACTTGCCCTCTCAGTCCTGTTTGAGATGCTAGCCCATCACCAGACCACAAGGTTGGGCTTGTGGAGCCCTGAGGCCCACCCACCTCCTCCAGACCCCATACGCAGAATGTTCGGGGCTGACGTGGGGTCGGACATCAGCTCCATTGCCAGCGAGTTTCTCAAACAG ATTCCTGGTGCAGCCAATGACCAGGAGGAGATGGCAGCACTGCTGGAGAGCTACGAGAGAAAGCTGCGATCCGAGCTGATGGATCTCTACGGGAGGATGGTGTCGCCGGAGGGGGGCGCTCTCAGCTCTGCCGGG GTGAAGCAATGGATGAACGGGGCTGCCCTCCACGTCCACACCTTCCTCCACTGGAAGCGTCTGACCAGCCCGTCAGCTGGAGAAGTCTTAAGTCTGGACTACCTGCATCGCGTTGACCCCCTGCTCAAGACCTACAGAGAGTACCTGCTCAAAGCG GTTAAAGTGTTTCCGGCCTTGAGCCCCGGCCCCAGCGGGCTGCTGATAGTGGAGCCCCTGAGAAACGTGAGCCACGGGGTTCACCATAGAGTCTGCGAACACGGGGCCATCAGGCGGACTCTGGTGGAGCGCTTCCTGTCAGACCAGAACCCACAGAAGGGAAAGGAGTTCTTCCAGAGCTCCCACAAGCACCATGACGGCCTGATAGCACAGCGAGGACACTTTCAGCTAAGCATGGTTTAA
- the eci1 gene encoding enoyl-CoA delta isomerase 1, mitochondrial isoform X2 produces MALRAALRNKCGALGMSLCLLSQWSSCSSHGRVCVSPVLVAQRRNNSTSPKIKVDFDQSTGVAVMHLQSPPVNSLSLDFLTEFCIDVEKLEMDKRCRGLVITSSQPKVFSAGLDIMEMYGKSPERCGEFWRAVQEMWLKLYSSNMVTIAAINGSSPAGGCLMAMTCDYRVMADNPRYSIGLNETQLGIVAPFWFKDTMMNTVGHRTTEIALELGLLYNPSDALKIGLVDQLVPEDQVLTTATQTMTKWLAIPDHARQLTKSMMRKPSIDKLTSNREADIQYFVNFITKDSIQKSLRMYLEMLKKRKA; encoded by the exons ATGGCACTGAGAGCTGCACTGAGGAACAAGTGCGGCGCACTGGGTATGTCTCTAT gtcTTCTTTCCCAGTGGTCCTCCTGCAGCAGTCAtggccgagtgtgtgtgtcacctgtcCTCGTCGCTCAGCGGAGGAACAACTCCACCTCGCCTAAGATCAAAGTGGATTTTGACCAAAGCACAG gtgtGGCGGTGATGCACTTGCAGAGTCCGCCGGTCAACAGCCTCAGTTTAGATTTCCTCACGGAGTTCTGCATCGACGTGGAGAAGCTGGAGATGGATAAGCGCTGCCGAGGCCTCGTCATCACCTCG AGCCAGCCCAAGGTGTTCTCAGCCGGGCTGGACATCATGGAGATGTACGGGAAGAGTCCAGAGCGCTGTGGAGAGTTCTGGAGAGCTGTTCAGGAGATGTGGCTGAAACTGTATAGCTCCAACATGGTCACTATCGCTGCAATCAAT GGTTCCAGTCCTGCAGGTGGCTGTCTGATGGCTATGACGTGTGACTACAGGGTAATGGCGGACAACCCTCGTTACAGCATCGGCCTTAATGAGACGCAGCTCGGCATCGTTGCGCCTTTTTG gtTTAAGGACACCATGATGAACACAGTGGGCCACCGAACCACAGAGATAGCTCTGGAGTTGGGGCTGCTCTACAACCCTTCTGACGCCCTGAAGATAGGACTGGTGGACCAGCTGGTACCTGAAGACCAAGTCCTCACTACAGCCACACAGACCATGACCAAGTGGTTGGCTATTCCGG ACCACGCCAGACAGCTCACCAAGTCCATGATGAGGAAGCCAAGCATCGACAAGCTAACGTCCAACAGAGAGGCTGACATCCAATACTTTGTCAACTTCATCACCAAAGACTCCATTCAGAAGTCTCTCCGCATGTATCTGGAGATGCTGAAAAAGAGGAAGGCctag
- the eci1 gene encoding enoyl-CoA delta isomerase 1, mitochondrial isoform X1, which yields MALRAALRNKCGALGLLSQWSSCSSHGRVCVSPVLVAQRRNNSTSPKIKVDFDQSTGVAVMHLQSPPVNSLSLDFLTEFCIDVEKLEMDKRCRGLVITSSQPKVFSAGLDIMEMYGKSPERCGEFWRAVQEMWLKLYSSNMVTIAAINGSSPAGGCLMAMTCDYRVMADNPRYSIGLNETQLGIVAPFWFKDTMMNTVGHRTTEIALELGLLYNPSDALKIGLVDQLVPEDQVLTTATQTMTKWLAIPDHARQLTKSMMRKPSIDKLTSNREADIQYFVNFITKDSIQKSLRMYLEMLKKRKA from the exons ATGGCACTGAGAGCTGCACTGAGGAACAAGTGCGGCGCACTGG gtcTTCTTTCCCAGTGGTCCTCCTGCAGCAGTCAtggccgagtgtgtgtgtcacctgtcCTCGTCGCTCAGCGGAGGAACAACTCCACCTCGCCTAAGATCAAAGTGGATTTTGACCAAAGCACAG gtgtGGCGGTGATGCACTTGCAGAGTCCGCCGGTCAACAGCCTCAGTTTAGATTTCCTCACGGAGTTCTGCATCGACGTGGAGAAGCTGGAGATGGATAAGCGCTGCCGAGGCCTCGTCATCACCTCG AGCCAGCCCAAGGTGTTCTCAGCCGGGCTGGACATCATGGAGATGTACGGGAAGAGTCCAGAGCGCTGTGGAGAGTTCTGGAGAGCTGTTCAGGAGATGTGGCTGAAACTGTATAGCTCCAACATGGTCACTATCGCTGCAATCAAT GGTTCCAGTCCTGCAGGTGGCTGTCTGATGGCTATGACGTGTGACTACAGGGTAATGGCGGACAACCCTCGTTACAGCATCGGCCTTAATGAGACGCAGCTCGGCATCGTTGCGCCTTTTTG gtTTAAGGACACCATGATGAACACAGTGGGCCACCGAACCACAGAGATAGCTCTGGAGTTGGGGCTGCTCTACAACCCTTCTGACGCCCTGAAGATAGGACTGGTGGACCAGCTGGTACCTGAAGACCAAGTCCTCACTACAGCCACACAGACCATGACCAAGTGGTTGGCTATTCCGG ACCACGCCAGACAGCTCACCAAGTCCATGATGAGGAAGCCAAGCATCGACAAGCTAACGTCCAACAGAGAGGCTGACATCCAATACTTTGTCAACTTCATCACCAAAGACTCCATTCAGAAGTCTCTCCGCATGTATCTGGAGATGCTGAAAAAGAGGAAGGCctag
- the dnase1 gene encoding deoxyribonuclease-1, translated as MRLACALGLFLALLQQSTPLLLGAFNIKSFGDKKSSNATLMSIISTIVHRYDIILIQEVRDSDLSATKKLMEHVNKGSPQFRYSHIVSEPLGRSSYKERYLFLYREQTVAVAKNYTYDDGCEPCGTDTFSREPFVVMFSSKDTAVRNFVLIPQHTSPDYAVEEANALYDVVADVRTRWTTNDIVLLGDFNTGCNYVAGSDWQQIRLFTDKSFHWLITDEADTTVSHTNCPYDRIVVTTDMMKGVVRGSAAVYDYMVDLNLSHSLALAVSDHFPVEVKLIGQAAAAAA; from the exons ATGCGTTTGGCGTGTGCTTTGGGTCTCTTCTTGGCCCTGCTGCAGCAGTCTACCCCTCTGCTGCTGGGAGCCTTCAACATCAAGTCATTCGGGGACAAGAAATCCTCCAACGCGACCCTGATGAGCATCATCAGCACG attgtcCACCGCTATGACATCATCCTGATCCAGGAGGTCAGAGACAGCGACCTGTCAGCCACCAAAAAACTCATGGAGCATGTCAACAA AGGCTCTCCTCAGTTCAGGTACAGTCACATCGTCAGTGAGCCACTGGGTCGCAGCTCCTACAAGGAGAGATATCTCTTCCTCTACAG ggAGCAGACGGTGGCCGTGGCCAAAAACTACACCTACGATGACGGCTGTGAGCCCTGCGGGACAGACACCTTCAGCAGGGAGCCCTTCGTCGTCATGTTCTCCTCCAAAGACACCG CGGTGAGGAACTTTGTCCTGATCCCCCAGCACACCTCTCCGGACTACGCTGTGGAGGAGGCCAACGCTCTCTACGATGTGGTGGCTGACGTCCGCACCCGCTGGACCACCAAC GACATCGTGCTGCTGGGCGACTTCAACACAGGCTGCAATTACGTAGCGGGCTCCGACTGGCAGCAGATCCGCCTCTTCACCGACAAGAGTTTCCACTGGCTGATCACCGACGAGGCTGACACCACAGTGTCACACACTAACTGCCCTTACGACAG GATTGTGGTCACTACTGACATGATGAAGGGAGTGGTGCGCGGCAGTGCTGCGGTCTACGACTACATGGTGGACTTGAATCTCAGCCACAGTCTG gcacTGGCTGTCAGTGACCATTTTCCCGTGGAGGTGAAGCTGATTggccaggctgctgctgctgctgcctga
- the naa60 gene encoding N-alpha-acetyltransferase 60: protein MSDVVPPTALSEVQLRFLCHDDIENVKLLCGDWFPIEYPDSWYQDITSNKKFFSLAATFRGGIVGMIVAEIKGRTKVHKEDGDILASSFPVDTQVAYILSLGVVKEFRKHGIGSLLLDSLKEHISTTAQDHCKAIYLHVLTTNNTAIHFYENRDFRQHHYLPYYYSIRGVLKDGFTYVLYINGGHPPWTIFDYIQHIGSTLASLSPCSIPQRLYRQAQSLLRSLLPWSNIASKTGIQYSRTM from the exons ATGAGTGACGTGGTGCCTCCCACAGCTCTCAGTGAAGTCCAGCTCCGCTTCCTCTGCCACGATGACATAGAGAATGTCAAGCTGCTCTGCGGTGATTGGTTCCCAATCGA GTACCCAGACTCATGGTATCAGGACATCACCTCCAACAAGAAGTTCTTCTCCCTCGCCGCCACCTTCAGAGGAGGCATCGTGGGAATGATTGTGGCCGAGATCAAAGGCCGGACCAAAGTACACAAAGAG gatgGAGACATCCTAGCCTCCAGTTTCCCTGTGGACACACAGGTAGCCTACATCCTCAGCCTGGGAGTGGTCAAAGAGTTCAGGAAACATGGCATAG GCTCCCTACTGCTGGACAGTTTGAAGGAGCACATCTCGACAACAGCCCAGGACCACTGTAAGGCGATCTACCTACACGTCCTCACCACCAACAACACTGCCATCCACTTCTACGAGAACAGGGACTTCAGGCAGCACCACTACCTGCCCTACTACTACTCCATACGAGGCGTGCTCAAAGACGGATTCACATATGTGCTCTACATCAATGGGGGCCATCCACCCTGGACAATATT TGACTATATCCAGCACATTGGTTCAACCCTGGCCAGCCTGAGCCCCTGCTCCATCCCCCAGAGGCTATACAGACAAGCCCAGTCCCTGCTGCGCTCTCTGCTGCCCTGGTCCAACATCGCCTCCAAGACCGGCATACAGTACAGCAGAACAATGTGA